The bacterium genomic sequence TTGACTCGGGGACATATCACGAAGGAGATGTCTTCTATACTTGCAACGATGTAAACCCGGTCGTGTATGTGAGAGGTTCGGGATATATGGCTAATCGCTCATATACCCTCTATATCACGGAGAACCTGGGCTGGGAAGATGGAGATGTCATTGATCATATCAAAAGGACGGTTACAGTGTCTACCAATGCCCAGGGAGAAATATATCCTCAACAGATTCATCCCGGTGCACCTCAGGATGAATATGATGTCATCCTTGATTATGATGGTGATGGTAAATACACCGAGGGGCTTGATGCGATAGATGGGCCGGCCGGGCCGTCTTCGCCTTATGGGGCAGGGTTTCGGGTAGTACCTGGGAAAAGGATTCGCGTGCCTTTGCTGGTTTATGAAGGTGGTTACAGTTTTAAACCCCCGGCTGGGACATGGGCCCTGGTGACCATAAAGAGACCGGGCTTTCCCCGAGAGGAACCGCTGTATTCTAATTTAGTGGTAAATGAAGACGGTGAGATTCAATTTGACGGCCAAGTAGGCGATAAGATTCTCTACCGGGTCTTTTTGAAGACCTTTACCTGGATTAATCCTCAGTCTGGGATAGGAGATGCCAAGGCCGGAGTGTTGACGGAGCCTACCTCGCCGGCCTTCTACGTGATGGCTTCACCGCTCTTTGGGATTAAACAATCAGGTTGTTTCTATGTCCCGGATGCCGATGTGGTTACTTTTGTGGATGGCTGGTCTGAGACTCTCCTTGATGAGCAGTTCAGGCTGCCGGCCCTCTTTTCCCTGCTGACTATTCCCGTAAATAGTATGCTGGAGGGAAACCTGGGCTATTTTATCTATGGCACTATGCAAGAGGTGACCATCATCAACCGGGCTGCCCCCTTTCGTCTCCTGGACAATCTGGCGACATCTTACGACGTGGCCCGGGAGCAATTACCGGATGAAGAGATCAGCCCGGCTATTGCCATCTGGGCATCAAGGAACGACTATACCCCGGATGGGGTAAGCTGCTACTGGCAAAAGACCCCTGGGAGTGATAATTACAAGCTGCTCATTGCCCCGCAGGATGCTAACAATCAGGATAAGGTCTTTCAAGCTTATGCTGATATGCTCTTTGTCAGACACGGCAAGAGGCCCTCTCGACCACCACAGGCCCCAGCTATAATGCTTACTTCTATGGATGAATCTTCTCTGGCCCAATATCTAATGGAACAGGAGAGTCCAGGGGGTATGATCAGACTTAATCCCTCACCGGAAAAAAGAACCAGCCCGGCTCAGGCCTTTCTGAACGGTTTCTGCTACTACTTTTCGGCCGTAGTCAGGGAGTCACCAGTAGTTAATGTGGGTCGAAAGGCCTATAATTTAGAGACCCTTACGGCCCAGGGGATCGATAATGAACTGGCCGTGGCAGCCATGCTCTGGGCCATCGGAAGCCCGACTACTGTGCTCAAGGCTATTTATCAGCCGCGTCAGGAGATTCCAGAGGCATTGGTCTACAATGTCTGTGATCTCTTTACTGAACTTGAGGCCCAGGGCATGGATCTGACCGGACTCTATATCAGATATGGTCTACGACCAGAGATAATTGAAGTTATGGATCAGGATACGACCAGGCCGACCTTTATTTGGAGTGATAACGGTATCCTGGCCCATCCGGATACCTATACCCTGGAGATCGCCACTGATCCTGAATTCACCGATATCGTGGATACCTTCCCTGGGTTGCGGGAGACAACCTATTCGCTGACCACGACAGAGCTTGACAACGGTCTTTACTACTGGCGGGTCAGGGTGGAGAACCCGAACCTACCTGATCTTTACTCTGACTTTGGGGTCTTTGAGATCATCAGTACCTCCAGCGGCCGGGACCATTTTCATGTGGAAGGGATCAGGGACCCTGTTGAGGTAAATGAGGAGTCAGGGGTAACGGTGTATGTCCACGATGCAAGGCATAATCTTAAGACAGATTACGTGGGCAGAATTCACTTTAGTTCCAGCGACACCCTGGCCGGCCTCCCGGCTGATTACACCTTTACCTTAGCCGATGCCGGAAGCCATACCTTTACAGGCGGGGTAGTCTTTGGAACACAAGGTGAACAGGAGGTTCAGGTAAACGATGTCAGTGATCCGGGCATGATAGGCAGCCAGAAGAGGATCACGGTTATTCCGGAGAATTTTGCGCCGGTGGTGACTATAACTTCACCCACGGCAGGCGCTGTCTGGAGTGAAACGGAAACCATCCAATGGCAGGCCACGGATGCCAACGAGGCAGATACAATTCTCATCGGCATTTCTTACACTTTGGACGGAGGTATCCACTGGGAAGAGCTGACCACTGAAGAAGAGAACGATGGCTCTTATGTGCTGGATACCACCCTCTTACCTGACGGCAGTTACCAGATCAAGATTACGGCCAGTGATGGCCGCAAGGTAGGAGAGGCTGTCTCAGGGATATTTACCATTGATAACCTGCACTCACCCTCGGTTACGCTTATCTCACCCAATGGAGGAGAGGTCAGCGGGAATTGGACGATCCAGTGGTCGGCTGAAGATGCAGATAATGATCCGCTAACGGTCGATCTTTTCTACAGTAACAACCGTGGGACTACTTGGAACAAGATCGCGAGCAGGTTGCCCAATACTGGCGCACATAATTGGGATACCACTCAGCGGGCCAACTCGAATAACTACCTGGTCAAGGTAGTAGTAAGTGATGATGGTGGTTTAAGGGCTGAGGATCGATCGGATGATTTCTTTGCTGTGCGAAACCCTGGCGCACCGGAGATAACTTTGCTTTCACCTAATGGCGGCGAATCCTGGAGTGGGACTCAGGCCATTACCTGGGTGACTACCGGCCCGGTCACAGCGATTGATCTCTACTGGAGTTTAAATGCGGGAGCCACCTGGACTTTAATGGTGGCTGGTGAACCCAATGACGGCAGCTATTCCTTGAATACCAATAACTATGCGGACAGTAACGACTACCTGATCAAGGTGATAGCCGGATGGGGTAGTTACCAGGGAGAAGATATTTCTGATAACCCTTTCAGGATAGACAATGTGAATTTTTCCCCAACAGTGACACTACTTGATCCCAAAGATGTTAATCCTATTGAAGACTTATGGCAGGGAACAGGGATTATCAAATGGAGCGCCAGTGATCCCGATCCCCAGGATGTGCTGACAGTAGATATCTATTATTGGTACAAGAATAAGTGGTATGAGATAGTAACTGGTTATCCCAACACTGGTCATTATGCCTGGGATACTCGTTTAGTGCGTGATTACTATTACGCCTATGATGCCTATAAAATCAAAGTAGTAGTAAGTGATGGGCGCCTTTCGGCTAACGATTCTTCGGTAGGGACTTTTTCGGTGGATAACGGTTGTCCGGCGGGAAACATTGAGGTAATTTCACCCAATGGGAATGAGACCCTGAGCGGAAAGATAGATATTATTTACAAGACTGAGCTGGATTTCAATGGAAGACTTTACTATAGTCCTGATGCTGGTTTAACCACCTGGCAGTATATTGGCTTGGATGGTAACGACAGTTATCCTCATGCCAGCCGATATACCTGGGATACTACCCTGGTTCCAAATGGAACAAATTATCTAATTAAAGCTGAATTTAGCATACCTTTTGGCGATACCTATACCGACATCTCTGACCACGTCTTCACCATAAATAATCCGATAGTTGATTATTTCCAGTTAGACGGCCTCCCCGACACCGTTACGGTAGGCGTACCTTGCCGCCTTCAAGTAACGGCCAAAGACAGCCAAGGCAGAACCCGAACCGATTATCGAGGCACGATTGATTTTGCCTCTTCTGATCCCCAGGCTATCTTGCCTGATGAATATAGCTTTACTTTGGAGGATCAAGGGGGCCATTCTTTCGAGGTCACCTTCAGAACCGTGGGGCAGCAGCGTTTAAGGGTAGATGATCTTTCCGCCGGCGTAGGGAGTGAAATACCGCTAATCAATGTGATTTCCGAGAGGCCTTCAAGGATAGTAAAAGTAGCTGGGGATAATCAGAAGGCACCTCCTGACACGACATTAGCGCCTTTTGTCATTATGGTTACTGATGATTATGCCAACCCTTTTTCGAATATCAAAGTCAACTTCGAGATTACTGAATATCCTTCAGGAGCCACGGGCCAATCCCTGTCTGCAACCACTGGTATAACTGATGATCAGGGAAGGGCATCGACAACTCTGACCCTGGGGGACACACCGGGGACTTACAGTGTT encodes the following:
- a CDS encoding Ig-like domain-containing protein codes for the protein VPPYVKKVKVTQGAGNVIYERYWEDDDNNPYPNLNPTRTLKPPNPPEKAANGNTDITIEVEYSEEMTDGGNKLLELYVGSVKVPIRRDSTHRKAFGTLTAQMISNNNMNGEQVLRLIGYHKYAQDWQLDSDPHTFCYQNHNASNLKGYDPGPDQNHRFTIDISKQTIYAIDSGTYHEGDVFYTCNDVNPVVYVRGSGYMANRSYTLYITENLGWEDGDVIDHIKRTVTVSTNAQGEIYPQQIHPGAPQDEYDVILDYDGDGKYTEGLDAIDGPAGPSSPYGAGFRVVPGKRIRVPLLVYEGGYSFKPPAGTWALVTIKRPGFPREEPLYSNLVVNEDGEIQFDGQVGDKILYRVFLKTFTWINPQSGIGDAKAGVLTEPTSPAFYVMASPLFGIKQSGCFYVPDADVVTFVDGWSETLLDEQFRLPALFSLLTIPVNSMLEGNLGYFIYGTMQEVTIINRAAPFRLLDNLATSYDVAREQLPDEEISPAIAIWASRNDYTPDGVSCYWQKTPGSDNYKLLIAPQDANNQDKVFQAYADMLFVRHGKRPSRPPQAPAIMLTSMDESSLAQYLMEQESPGGMIRLNPSPEKRTSPAQAFLNGFCYYFSAVVRESPVVNVGRKAYNLETLTAQGIDNELAVAAMLWAIGSPTTVLKAIYQPRQEIPEALVYNVCDLFTELEAQGMDLTGLYIRYGLRPEIIEVMDQDTTRPTFIWSDNGILAHPDTYTLEIATDPEFTDIVDTFPGLRETTYSLTTTELDNGLYYWRVRVENPNLPDLYSDFGVFEIISTSSGRDHFHVEGIRDPVEVNEESGVTVYVHDARHNLKTDYVGRIHFSSSDTLAGLPADYTFTLADAGSHTFTGGVVFGTQGEQEVQVNDVSDPGMIGSQKRITVIPENFAPVVTITSPTAGAVWSETETIQWQATDANEADTILIGISYTLDGGIHWEELTTEEENDGSYVLDTTLLPDGSYQIKITASDGRKVGEAVSGIFTIDNLHSPSVTLISPNGGEVSGNWTIQWSAEDADNDPLTVDLFYSNNRGTTWNKIASRLPNTGAHNWDTTQRANSNNYLVKVVVSDDGGLRAEDRSDDFFAVRNPGAPEITLLSPNGGESWSGTQAITWVTTGPVTAIDLYWSLNAGATWTLMVAGEPNDGSYSLNTNNYADSNDYLIKVIAGWGSYQGEDISDNPFRIDNVNFSPTVTLLDPKDVNPIEDLWQGTGIIKWSASDPDPQDVLTVDIYYWYKNKWYEIVTGYPNTGHYAWDTRLVRDYYYAYDAYKIKVVVSDGRLSANDSSVGTFSVDNGCPAGNIEVISPNGNETLSGKIDIIYKTELDFNGRLYYSPDAGLTTWQYIGLDGNDSYPHASRYTWDTTLVPNGTNYLIKAEFSIPFGDTYTDISDHVFTINNPIVDYFQLDGLPDTVTVGVPCRLQVTAKDSQGRTRTDYRGTIDFASSDPQAILPDEYSFTLEDQGGHSFEVTFRTVGQQRLRVDDLSAGVGSEIPLINVISERPSRIVKVAGDNQKAPPDTTLAPFVIMVTDDYANPFSNIKVNFEITEYPSGATGQSLSATTGITDDQGRASTTLTLGDTPGTYSVEVTGTGLAPATFTVTAIGANTPPTITIIEPPAGGATADTEYVIYWQDADPDDNALVSLYYDLDDTGYNGVEIVS